A window from Vulpes lagopus strain Blue_001 chromosome 23, ASM1834538v1, whole genome shotgun sequence encodes these proteins:
- the SLC10A7 gene encoding sodium/bile acid cotransporter 7 isoform X4, producing the protein MRLLERMRKEWFMIGIVLAIAGAKLEPSVGVNGGPLKPEITVSYIAVATIFFNSGLSLKTEFADSRLHASPCVFCSDFNQGSWWK; encoded by the exons ATGAGGCTGCTGGAGAGAATGAGGAAAGAATGGTTCATGATTGGAATAGTGCTGGCGATCGCCGGAGCTAAACTGGAGCCATCCGTAGGGGTGAATGGGG gaCCACTGAAGCCAGAAATAACTGTCTCCTACATTGCTGTTGCGACGATATTCTTTAATAGTGGACTATCATTAAAAACAGAG tttgcaGACAGTAGGTTGCATGCCTCCCCCTGTGTCTTCTGCAGTGATTTTAACCAAGGCAGTTGGTGGAAATGA